The genomic region GCACGAATGCGCAGACCTGGGCCATTACTCCTTAATAGGCGTGCATTGACGCTGCGATATTGTGTTAATCGCTCATCTTAAGAAAAGGAGGGCGATTAACCTTACGATCTATTTTTAGGAGAGCTCCATGGCTTTATCCATTCGAAAAAATTGCGCACTTTCTCTCATAGCGACTACGGGAGCCTTGCTGACTGTCATTGGGATATCCGCGCCTGCGCGGAGCGCTACTTTAAGGCTGATGCCGCTGGGGGATTCAATCACCGCTGGTTACCAGAGCTCCACCGGCAACGGTTATCGAGGACCGCTCTATAATGAGCTGGCCAGCCAGGGCAATACCCTGGATTTCGTCGGATCCCAGCGCAGCGGATCGATGTCCGATCCCGATGAGGAGGGAATCTATGGCGACCGAATCGATCAGATTGCCAGCTTGGCGACAGGCGCTTTGGCTACCTACAAACCGAATATCATCACGCTGCACATTGGCTCGAACGATTTGAACGGAAACTATCAGGTGTCTACCGCGCCGGCCCGGCTGGCGTCCCTGATCGACCAGATCATCGCCGTCGACCCAGACGCCACCGTGCTGGTGGCTCAGTTGATTTGCAACGCAAACGCAACGACCGAAGCCAATATTGTGGCCTATAACAATCAGATTCCGGCAATTGTGCAGGCGCGATCGAACGCGGGCAAGCATGTCTATATGGTCAGCATGAGCTCGCTCACAACGGCCGACCTGTACGATGGCCTGCATCCCAACGACGCAGGATATCAGAAAATGGCGGACAATTGGGACGCTGCAATTCAGCATGTCATCGCTGCCGGCTGGATCACGCCGCCATTAAACGCTCCAATCTTTTCCGGCAATTACGGGATTGTGAACGCCGCCAGCAACCTGGCCTTGGGAGTGACCTCCACCGCCAGTTCCGCTCCGGTGATTCAGCAGCCTTACACTGGAGCCGCCGGTCAAATTTGGTCGTTCGTCCCAACCAGCAATGGCTACTACCAGATTAAGAACGTCGGCAGCGGCCTGGATGCGAATGTGAGCGGCGCTTCGACGGCAAACGGAGCATCGGTCATCCAGTGGCCGTTCGGGTCGCCGCAGGGGTGCGACCAGTGGATACCGTTATACCATTGGGATGGAACGCTCTCCTTTTACAATTTGAACAGCCAACTGGCTCTGGACGATCCGGCCGCCAGCACGGCGTCCGGGACACAATTCGATCAGTACTTCCCGAACGGCACGCCCGCACAGAAGTTTATCGTGGTTCCTTTGGGGACGATCGCGAACGGGACTTATCATCTCACTCCGGCCTGCGCCACGGGCAGCCACCTCGACGTGGCGGCGGCGGGGACGACCGATGGAACCAATGTCGATATCTACGCCTCGAACACCAGCAACGCTCAAAAGTGGACGTTTACCGCGAACGCCGCCGGCAACGGCTATCGAATTAGCCCGCTTTCTTCCCCAGGCCTTTCACTTGACGTCGCGGGCGCCGGGGTGGCGAATGGAACGAATGTTGATATCTGGACCTCGAATACGACGAGCGCGCAAAAGTGGGGCCTGACCGCTGTCTCCGGCGGCTATACGCTCACGCCGTTGTGCGCGACGGGAACGCGCTTGGATGTGGCGGCGGGAGCTTCCACAAACTTCACGAACGTCGATATCTATCAGGCGAACGGCACGAATGCGCAGACCTGGGCCATTGCGCCGTAATGGCCGCGTCGCGGCGTTTTCACAGTCTCTATCAACGAGGAATCCAATGATGAATATGATCCGAGCTTCTCTTCAAGGCATGGCGCCTTGGGCGCTAACCGCCGCTGTTCTTTTTCTTGCGCCGTCAGCGCGCGCCCAGGTCGCGGCGCCGACAATTGCTTTTGCGAACTCCGCAAATCAGCAAACATTTGGAAAATCCTATAGCGATTCTGTTTACAATCTCACGGTAATCAACACGGTCAATAGCCCTACAGTTTTCCGCGCCGGCAGTGATTATGCGGAATGGACCAGAGACTCCTCGCTTAATTGCTGGAACGCCGGCAGTCTGATCGATCCGGTCACCGCCAAAAATACTCTGACAAGGCTGATCGTTCCGAACAGCACATACGGCAATGTCATTGACCAGGGGAACAACCAGTGGTGGGACATGATTATCTGGAGCACGGCGGCATGGAACCATTATCTCGTCACGGGCGACACCGCGTTTTTATCCAGCGCTTACAGCGCGACGATCGATACGCTGAATATGATGAGGGCTCAGCACTACAATACTTCCTATGGGCTTTTTAAAGGCCCGTCGTTTTTCAATGACGGGATCGCCGGATACACGACGCCCTATAATACGAACACAGGATCCACGTTCGTATTGGATCATGACGGAACATCGGAGCTCATGTGCTTGAGCACGAATTGCCTGTATTACAACGCTTACCGCGTCGCCGCTCTGATGGCCGCCGAACTGAAACTGCCGACATCGACCATGAGCGATCTGAACGCCAAGGCGGATGACTTAAAGAGCAAAATCAACAGCAATTTCTGGATCAGCGGCTCGAATCGCTATGGATATTATATCAGCGGAACGGGGTCGAAGGCAGGCGTGCTGGAGGATTATCAAGAGGGAAGCGGTCTGGGGTGGGCGCTGCTGTTCGGGATTGCGGACAACGCGCGCGCCAGTCTCATCGTCAACAACATTCACAATCAGCCCAAGGGCCTGCCGTCCATCTGGCCCCATTTTGTCTGGTTCAGCGACGCTCAGCCCGGCCGGCATAACTGTATCATTTGGCCGCAAGTCAATGGAATATTCGCCAAAGGCGCGGTCAAGCGAAACTCGTTCAATGCTTTTGCGACCCAATTAGAAAGCCTGAACAATCTTTTCGTCAATTCCGCGGGAAATATCCGAGAAGTCTACAACTCCATCTCGGGAGATCCGGATGGAGGCTGGCAAAATGGGGGGCACTGGGGCATTCCCAGCAATCAGACTTGGTCCGCGACCGCTTATCTGAGCATGATCTACGACGGTGTTTTCGGGATGAACTTCGAGACAAACGGCATTCGCTTTTCTCCCTACTTGAAGAGCGCATGGGGAAATGTCTCGCTGTCCAATCTAAAGTATCGTAACATGAATCTCAAGATCAATCTGACGGGATCGGGTGGCATGGTGAGCTCTTTCAAGCTGGACGGCGTCTCCCAGCTGCCATTTATTCCCGCAACGCTGTCAGGCGCCCATACGATTGATATCGTGATGAGCGAAACCATCAACAGCGGCGTGTCTGTCTTTCAAGAAGGCCTGAATGGCTATGCTGGAACGACGGACGCTCATCTTATGGAAACCTTGAGCGGAAATAATTCCGGCGGCAACGATCAAATTGAAGTCGGCCGATATTCCGGCGCGGACAGCGATGATAAGAGCGGGTTGATCAAGTTTAATGTCTCAAGCATTCCCTCAAATGCGACGGTGACAAGCGCGGTGCTGGAGGTATGCCTTACCGGAGTGCGAAATGGGTCCGCGAATAAGACCGTGAATATCCATGAAGTGACGGGCGCCTGGGCGGAGGGAAATGGACTTGGAATTGATGGGCAAGCCGTTCCCGGCGTTTCATGGGTCTCCAAGCCGACGTTTGACGGGGCTTCTCTTGGCTCTCAAACGATCGGGAGCACATCCGGCAGCTGGTACAGTTTTAACATCAAGGATCTGGCGAACGCCTGGGTCAACGGCTCCAAAGCCAACAATGGAGTTATGATCCAGGAGGATACGCCGAGCGCCAGCGCAGGAACAAAGGATTTTGCGTCTTCTGAATCTGCGAATGTCTCACAGCGTCCACGGTTAACCATCAACTACACGATCCCGCTCACCGGACGGACGGTCACCATACAGTCGCAGTCCAACGGACAGTATGTGAGCGCCGATGGCGCTGGGGCTAATCCGCTGATCGCCAATCGTGCGACCCCATTTATCGGCGCCGGAAGCTGGGAGGAGTTCAATGTGGTGGACCTTGGAAACGGGTACGTCGCGTTGCAATCACTCGCCAACAATCTTTATGTGACGGATAATGGCGGATCAAGCCCTTTGATCGCAAGCCGAACGGCTCCATTCATCGGTGCTGGAAGCTGGGAAGGCTTCCAAATTGTAAATGAAGGCGGCGGCGCTTATGCGCTGCAGGCGCAAGCGAACAGTAAATACGTGAGTACGGACAACAGCGCCGGCGGGCCGCTCAATGCGGATCGCGTCAGTCCATCTTTAGCCGCTGGAAGCTGGGATCTCTTCAACATCGTAGCCCATTAAATGACGGAGATATTGACAATGAAGCGAGTATGGAATGGCGCCGCTGTCGTCAGCATGTTTTTACTGACGACGGCCGGCGCGTTCGCCGAAGCAGACGCACCGATGAAACCGAAAGATGTGATCGCGACGGTGAATGGCCGCTCGATCTGCGTTTCGGATGCGCAGGCGATGCTGCTTCAGGATCCATCCTTGGTTACTCCCGTTCTTGATCGTCTCATTGACGACTCCCTGATCGATCAGGAAGCCAAGCGGAGGTATATGACGGCGACGACTGACGAGATCGAGGGGCGCAAAGAACAGCTGGCTTCCCTCAATGGTCTGTCCGACCTCCATGGGATCTTGCGTAGGCATCATGAAACCATGGCGGATTTAGAGCGCGATATCCGAGTGTGGATCGAAACGGTGAAGCTGCTCACCACCGATGCGAAACCGACAAAGATGGCGCAAATCCGTCATATTCTCATTCGCGTTACGCCCAGCGGTAATAATGCTGCAAAGCCCAATACATCCCATACCGAGGCTGAGGCGCTTGCGCTCGGTCAAAGCATCTTGACCAAAATTAAAAACGGTGAGAAGTTCGAAGACCTTGCGAAGAAATACTCAGAGGACCGGACGACCCGAGAGAGCGGCGGCGACTTAGGGGTGGTTTACGAAGGCGGCTCATTCGAGCCGGAGATCGCGGCGGCGGCGCTGGCGCTGACAAAGCCCGGCGAAGTCGCCGCCGATCCTGTTAAGTCCGCAGACGGCTATCACTGTATTCAGCTGATCGGCGACGGGGAACGCCACGCAAAATCGCAGAACGCGCTTTACGCGAACACCATGGTTGTGATTCGGGCTCGACATCTGACAGACGATCAGACCCAGGCGCTTGTGAAGGGCCTCCGTAATCAAGCGAAGATCGTGAACCACTATACCGGCAAATGAGCAGCATCCCAATAGAATTTCTCAAGGACAATTCATGAAACGTTTGCATTCCGCCACGATCATCCTGCTTTTGCTGGCGGGGAGCGCTCACGCCCAGGCCGACTGGAAGCCCGCGCATAGCCGCATTGAAACCCGATGGGCTAAGGATGTTTCTCCAACGAACGCTCTCCCAGACTACCCGCGTCCGCAGCTGGCGCGCGATCGGTGGCAAAATCTCAATGGCGTATGGGAGTATCAAGCTGGAAACGAGGGGGACGCGGTTCCTACTGGCCGGACGTTATCAAGCAAAATCTTGGTTCCGTATCCCGTGGAGTCCGCCCTGTCCGGGGTGATGGAGCACCATGACCGATTATGGTATCGCCGCGCATTTACCGTTCCGTCAGACTGGCGCGGCAAGCAGGTAATACTGAACTTTGGCGCGGTGGACTTTGAATCGGAGGTTTATATCAACGGCAAAAGCGTCGGCGTCCATCGCGGCGGCTACCTGCCTTTTTCTTATAACATTACTCCATTCCTCACGAAGACCGGCCCTCAGGAACTGATCGTTCGTGTCTTCAATGCGGTGGATAACGCCGGCGAGCCGCGGGGCAAGCAAACCCTGCGGCCTGGCGCCATCATGTACACGGCGAGCACCGGCATCTGGCAAACGGTGTGGCTGGAACCGGTCTCTCGCGCATCGGTTCAGGATCTCAAAATCGTTCCCGACATCGACGCACGCCGGGTGAACGTCACTGTCAACACAGCCGGCGATCTGGATCCAAATACGAAAGCGGTCGTTACGGTGCTCGCAGGCGGCGTGACGATCAAGACGGCTATTGGCAGGCCAGGCGCCCCACTGTCTATCCCGATCGACCATCCCAAGCTCTGGTCCCCGTCCCGTCCTTTTCTGTACGATCTCAAGGTCAAGCTCGTTCAGGGCAATACGACGACAGATCAAATCAGCAGCTACTTCGGCATGCGGAAAATCTCAATCGGCGTCGATCGCGGCGTCAAAAAGATGTTCTTGAACAACAAGTTCGTCTTTGAAATAGGCCCGCTGGATCAGGGCTTCTGGCCGGACGGGATTTACACCGCTCCCACCGACGCCGCGCTCAAAGGGGACATTGCGGCCATGAAGAACTTTGGCTTCAACATGGTACGCAAGCATATTAAGATCGAACCGGCGCGCTGGTACTACTGGACCGATAAACTCGGCTTGCTTGTGTGGCAGGATATGCCCTCCGCCAATTCTTATTCCGGCGACCGTATTCCAGTTGATAAACCGGAGTTCGAGGCAGAGCTGCGCGATATGGTTAAGACGCATTGGAATTCGCCTTCCATTATCATGTGGGACCTTTTCAATGAGGGACAAGGGCAGTTCGATACTCCGCGCCTGACGGACATGGTGAAGACGCTCGACCCGTCGCGTCTGGTCAATCAGGCGAGCGGCGGCGGCTACTTCGGCGTGGGCGACGTGATGGATGTTCACGGATACCCGCCTCCGGTATGCCCGGCGCCCAGCGCGACGCAGGCGCTGGCGTGCGGCGAATACGGCGGCATTGGGCTGTTTGTCTCCGGCCATAGTTGGAATTCGTCTGGAAGCGGCTACGCCAACGTGCAGAGCAGTGAGGAGCTGGAAGAACTGTACGGCAAATTCAGCGGCATGATTCAGAAGTTTAGGGATACGCAGGGAATGAGCGCGGCGGTTTTTACCCAGATCACCGATGTCGAGGGGGAGGTGAACGGTCTGATGACCTACGATCGCACCCTCAAATGTGACCCCGCCGCAATCGCCAAAGCCAACCGTTTTGAGTACGTGCTTCCGGCCTATCGGGAGATCATGCCGACGTCTGAGGAAGACGATCGGGCCTGGAAATACACAACCGTCGCTCCGGCGTCGAACTGGATCCAACCCTCATTTGACGATACAGAATGGCAGCAAGGTTCAGGCGCTTACGACAATGAGTCGACTCTTGGCGCTGACGACGCACCCCAGGACAGGGCCGGCGACATCTGGCTGCGCCGAAAATTTAACCCCGGAGCTTTGAGCGCGCAGCAGGTCAGACAGCTTGTCTTCCGCGATTATCACGATCTGGGTATCGATATTTACATCAATGGGGTCCCCGCCTTTTCCGCGTCTGATTTGGTCAATTCCTACCAATATCATCCAATAGGGCCGGCAGCCCAGCAGAGTTTGCGTCCCAATGCGGAGAATGAAATTGCCGTCCACTGCCATCAGAAGTTTGGCGGCCAGCATGTGGACGTAGGGCTCTTTGAACGGATTCCCGACGTGAAAGCGTCGCGCTCTGTCCAGGCGATGTCCCTTACTGTCGGGAAACCCACAATCAGTTCCTCCGAAAGCGCGAACAATGAGGCAAAGTACGCCACAGACCGCGCCCCGGAGACGCGATGGGAATCGCAGTGGTCTGATCCGCAGTGGCTGGCTGTGGATCTGGGCAAGGAGGCCACAATCGACCACGCATTTCTGTCCTGGGAAACCGCGCGCGCGAGCGACTATGAGATTCAGGTCAGCGACGACGCAAAGACGTGGAGGCCCGCAGCTTTCGTGCACAAAGCGCTGGGAAACTATGATGCGATCCGCTTCCAGCCCATCCAGGCGCGCTGGGTCAGGATCTACGGGACCAAGCGGGCGACAGGGTTCGGCTATTCTCTGTATTCATTTGATGTGTATGGTAAATAGGCGCGAGACGCGCTTGTTCGCCTAAATTTCGAGTCTTTGCATTTAAATGGCTCCAACGGCGAAATGGTTCCATTTTCTGCTATAATAATGGAACCATTATTAATATGGAGCCACTGTCGCCATGATAAAAACTACAAAACTGAACGTCATTTTGAGCGCCGCCATGGGGGCTCTGCTCTTTAACTGTGTCACCGGAGCTCTCCGTGCGCAGGAAGCCGGCGTGCAAGCGAAACCGCTGCTGCATCCGTTGTTTTCCGATAACGCGGTGCTGCAACGGGATCGGGCGGTTCCAATTTGGGGCTGGACACGGCCTGGAGCAAAGGTCATAGTACAGCTCAATGACGACAAAAAGCAAACGGCGATTGCAGCGAATGATGGCCGCTGGACGATATCGATCGCGCCGCATGCGGCGGGCGGTCCCCATTCTTTGAACGTCGTGGGGGAGGGGGCCGGGGAATCCGCCACGCGAAAGAACTTGCTATTTGGCGATATCTGGCTGTGCGGCGGGCAATCGAATATGGCGTACGATTTGAACGGCGCCAATAATCCCGAAGCCGAAATCGCCGCCGCCAATTACCCCAATATCCGGCTGCTGCAGGCGCCCGGTTCGATCAAAGCGGCTCCTATATCTACCTTTGAAAAGGACGCGTCATGGCAGGTCTGCTCGCCGCAAACCGTGGCCCATTTTTCGGCGGTCGGATACTTTTTCGGCCGGAATCTCAACCATGAGCTCAATGTCCCCATCGGGCTCATTGACGACTCATGGAGTGGGACGCCCGGACAATCGTGGGTAAGCGGACCGGCGCTGGCGAAGATGCCGGAGTTCAAACTTGCGGTAGACGCGCTAAAGGAAAGCGCGAGCGCTCAGGGCGCGCATGTCGATCCAATTCTTGCTTGGTGGCAAAATGATCCCGGCACGATTGCGCATCAGGAAACGCCGGCTTTTGACGATGCTTCCTGGCAAACCATGAGCCTGCCGGGATACTGGGAAACCAAGGGCTTTCCCAATTTTGACGGTGTAATATGGTTTCGGCGCACGATCGATGCGCCTGCGGAATGGGCCGGGCGCGATCTGACGCTGGACCTTGGCGCAATTGATGACAGCGACACCACATACTGGAATGGAGCGCTTGTCGGCGCGACCGATGATCATAGCAGGGAGCGCCATTATACCGTGCCGGGCGCTCAGGTAAAGGCGGGGCGCAATGTGATTGCGGTGCGCGTTTTGGATACCGGCGGCGACGGCGGTTTTTCCGGCCCTGCGCTTTCGATGAAAAGTGGAGCCGACACGCTGTCGCTGGATGGCCCCTGGAAAGCGCATCTGGGGC from Capsulimonas corticalis harbors:
- a CDS encoding RICIN domain-containing protein, with the protein product MPLGDSITAGYQSSTGNGYRGPLYNELASQGNTLDFVGSQRSGSMSDPDEEGIYGDRIDQIASLATGALATYKPNIITLHIGSNDLNGNYQVSTAPARLASLIDQIIAVDPDATVLVAQLICNANATTEANIVAYNNQIPAIVQARSNAGKHVYMVSMSSLTTADLYDGLHPNDAGYQKMADNWDAAIQHVIAAGWITPPLNAPIFSGNYGIVNAASNLALGVTSTASSAPVIQQPYTGAAGQIWSFVPTSNGYYQIKNVGSGLDANVSGASTANGASVIQWPFGSPQGCDQWIPLYHWDGTLSFYNLNSQLALDDPAASTASGTQFDQYFPNGTPAQKFIVVPLGTIANGTYHLTPACATGSHLDVAAAGTTDGTNVDIYASNTSNAQKWTFTANAAGNGYRISPLSSPGLSLDVAGAGVANGTNVDIWTSNTTSAQKWGLTAVSGGYTLTPLCATGTRLDVAAGASTNFTNVDIYQANGTNAQTWAIAP
- a CDS encoding DNRLRE domain-containing protein, translated to MIRASLQGMAPWALTAAVLFLAPSARAQVAAPTIAFANSANQQTFGKSYSDSVYNLTVINTVNSPTVFRAGSDYAEWTRDSSLNCWNAGSLIDPVTAKNTLTRLIVPNSTYGNVIDQGNNQWWDMIIWSTAAWNHYLVTGDTAFLSSAYSATIDTLNMMRAQHYNTSYGLFKGPSFFNDGIAGYTTPYNTNTGSTFVLDHDGTSELMCLSTNCLYYNAYRVAALMAAELKLPTSTMSDLNAKADDLKSKINSNFWISGSNRYGYYISGTGSKAGVLEDYQEGSGLGWALLFGIADNARASLIVNNIHNQPKGLPSIWPHFVWFSDAQPGRHNCIIWPQVNGIFAKGAVKRNSFNAFATQLESLNNLFVNSAGNIREVYNSISGDPDGGWQNGGHWGIPSNQTWSATAYLSMIYDGVFGMNFETNGIRFSPYLKSAWGNVSLSNLKYRNMNLKINLTGSGGMVSSFKLDGVSQLPFIPATLSGAHTIDIVMSETINSGVSVFQEGLNGYAGTTDAHLMETLSGNNSGGNDQIEVGRYSGADSDDKSGLIKFNVSSIPSNATVTSAVLEVCLTGVRNGSANKTVNIHEVTGAWAEGNGLGIDGQAVPGVSWVSKPTFDGASLGSQTIGSTSGSWYSFNIKDLANAWVNGSKANNGVMIQEDTPSASAGTKDFASSESANVSQRPRLTINYTIPLTGRTVTIQSQSNGQYVSADGAGANPLIANRATPFIGAGSWEEFNVVDLGNGYVALQSLANNLYVTDNGGSSPLIASRTAPFIGAGSWEGFQIVNEGGGAYALQAQANSKYVSTDNSAGGPLNADRVSPSLAAGSWDLFNIVAH
- a CDS encoding peptidylprolyl isomerase, encoding MKRVWNGAAVVSMFLLTTAGAFAEADAPMKPKDVIATVNGRSICVSDAQAMLLQDPSLVTPVLDRLIDDSLIDQEAKRRYMTATTDEIEGRKEQLASLNGLSDLHGILRRHHETMADLERDIRVWIETVKLLTTDAKPTKMAQIRHILIRVTPSGNNAAKPNTSHTEAEALALGQSILTKIKNGEKFEDLAKKYSEDRTTRESGGDLGVVYEGGSFEPEIAAAALALTKPGEVAADPVKSADGYHCIQLIGDGERHAKSQNALYANTMVVIRARHLTDDQTQALVKGLRNQAKIVNHYTGK
- a CDS encoding glycoside hydrolase family 2 protein, with the protein product MKRLHSATIILLLLAGSAHAQADWKPAHSRIETRWAKDVSPTNALPDYPRPQLARDRWQNLNGVWEYQAGNEGDAVPTGRTLSSKILVPYPVESALSGVMEHHDRLWYRRAFTVPSDWRGKQVILNFGAVDFESEVYINGKSVGVHRGGYLPFSYNITPFLTKTGPQELIVRVFNAVDNAGEPRGKQTLRPGAIMYTASTGIWQTVWLEPVSRASVQDLKIVPDIDARRVNVTVNTAGDLDPNTKAVVTVLAGGVTIKTAIGRPGAPLSIPIDHPKLWSPSRPFLYDLKVKLVQGNTTTDQISSYFGMRKISIGVDRGVKKMFLNNKFVFEIGPLDQGFWPDGIYTAPTDAALKGDIAAMKNFGFNMVRKHIKIEPARWYYWTDKLGLLVWQDMPSANSYSGDRIPVDKPEFEAELRDMVKTHWNSPSIIMWDLFNEGQGQFDTPRLTDMVKTLDPSRLVNQASGGGYFGVGDVMDVHGYPPPVCPAPSATQALACGEYGGIGLFVSGHSWNSSGSGYANVQSSEELEELYGKFSGMIQKFRDTQGMSAAVFTQITDVEGEVNGLMTYDRTLKCDPAAIAKANRFEYVLPAYREIMPTSEEDDRAWKYTTVAPASNWIQPSFDDTEWQQGSGAYDNESTLGADDAPQDRAGDIWLRRKFNPGALSAQQVRQLVFRDYHDLGIDIYINGVPAFSASDLVNSYQYHPIGPAAQQSLRPNAENEIAVHCHQKFGGQHVDVGLFERIPDVKASRSVQAMSLTVGKPTISSSESANNEAKYATDRAPETRWESQWSDPQWLAVDLGKEATIDHAFLSWETARASDYEIQVSDDAKTWRPAAFVHKALGNYDAIRFQPIQARWVRIYGTKRATGFGYSLYSFDVYGK
- a CDS encoding sialate O-acetylesterase produces the protein MIKTTKLNVILSAAMGALLFNCVTGALRAQEAGVQAKPLLHPLFSDNAVLQRDRAVPIWGWTRPGAKVIVQLNDDKKQTAIAANDGRWTISIAPHAAGGPHSLNVVGEGAGESATRKNLLFGDIWLCGGQSNMAYDLNGANNPEAEIAAANYPNIRLLQAPGSIKAAPISTFEKDASWQVCSPQTVAHFSAVGYFFGRNLNHELNVPIGLIDDSWSGTPGQSWVSGPALAKMPEFKLAVDALKESASAQGAHVDPILAWWQNDPGTIAHQETPAFDDASWQTMSLPGYWETKGFPNFDGVIWFRRTIDAPAEWAGRDLTLDLGAIDDSDTTYWNGALVGATDDHSRERHYTVPGAQVKAGRNVIAVRVLDTGGDGGFSGPALSMKSGADTLSLDGPWKAHLGPAMQSLPPMPPRLDDPNAPEVLFNGKIAPLLPEQIKGVIWYQGESNGDTAAEARQYRTLLPILVNDWQSHFGAQTPFYIVQLANFKAPDDVPSNDPWPNVREAQLQTSQSQRNSHLVVVIDLGEEKNVHYRNKQETGLRLARRALSDTYGFKIESSGPTLRAVRATGGVIELKFDYAQGLNLKGDENRVFAIAGADKLFHWATPQIAGDTVTLHSIDVSAPVYARFGWSNNPRASLYNAAGLPASPFRTDLDIK